One segment of Zonotrichia albicollis isolate bZonAlb1 chromosome 4, bZonAlb1.hap1, whole genome shotgun sequence DNA contains the following:
- the LOC141728902 gene encoding inositol 1,4,5-trisphosphate receptor-interacting protein-like 1 yields MGDGLDEVARLQMEVRAKLQEEEKICLQREVEQLVLLKQGVLAWGDLLSSARQHWQVWALAGLLLLLLALWYMWRKGSLRREEQGEGHDGVNEEEVENVDAHEEDFGNEDEGDNEMEVEEDDGDGGRAEDVDNAAANEAGNEAGFAVNVNDVGNQVQESRDRADNFGRVLMERIQWPVQDLQGGCMWTRTLMKHFAIYFRRVLSNSFYPVLHGAIGVGSAFEGWSPREQDVVYQVLVPMTPPRGHSFHLELGTAQQRRLRNFHIRVQQECTCTSEQQGENMLCFLHHPEEELRRHQDPSLLHTLCTGSYLDVEKTARWFYQLVRAIWPALPESHRWHLVLLPSRRSCQFKVTNGRESYRIEMLFGVRQGNSDVFVSSQPRQAHTSSTIWPESYAVAERKFFMYIARRAPPDSLHLKCLQFFTRLQLGLGFSTYTIKTIVMHLLSILPASVWRRRHFVSRLMDISESLRTSVETRRLNHFIVGNQRLPQGIRLPPEVLMARSCNLFHDLVMNPVAHSQAMSQYMDLQRWFKRILRNER; encoded by the coding sequence ATGGGTGATGGCTTGGACGAGGTGGCACGTCTGCAAATGGAGGTGCGTGCCAAGCTCCAGGAAGAGGAGAAGATTTGTCTGCAGCGCGAGGTGGAGCAGCTGGTCCTGCTGAAGCAGGGTGTCTTGGCCTGGGGAGACCTGCTCTCCTCTGcccggcagcactggcaggtCTGGGCtcttgctgggctcctgctccttctcttgGCACTGTGGTATatgtggaggaaagggagccTGAGGAGAGAGGAGCAAGGAGAAGGACATGATGGTGTAAATGAAGAGGAGGTTGAAAATGTGGATGCACATGAAGAAGACTTTGGAAATGAAGATGAAGGAGACAATGAAATGGAGGTGGAGGAAGATGACGGTGATGGTGGCCGTGCAGAGGATGTCGACAATGCTGCTGCGAATGAAGCTGGCAATGAGGCTGGCTTCGCAGTGAACGTCAATGACGTCGGAAATCAAGTGCAAGAATCCCGTGATCGTGCCGACAATTTTGGAAGAGTCTTAATGGAGCGCATACAGTGGCCTGTGCAGGACCTGCAGGGAGGATGCATGTGGACAAGAACCCTGATGAAGCATTTTGCAATTTATTTTCGACGGGTCTTGTCCAACAGTTTCTATCCGGTGCTGCACGGAGCCATTGGGGTGGGCAGTGCCTTCGAAGGTTGGAGTCCCCGTGAGCAGGATGTTGTCTACCAGGTGCTCGTACCCATGACACCTCCCCGAGGGCACAGCTTCCACctagagctgggcactgcacagCAGAGGCGCTTGAGGAACTTCCACATCCGCGTGCAGCAGGAGTGCACCTGCACGAGtgagcagcagggtgagaacatgctgtgcttcctgcaccaccctgaggaggagctgaggaggCATCAGGATCCCAGCCTCCTTCATACCCTGTGCACAGGCTCCTACCTGGACGTGGAGAAAACTGCCCGCTGGTTCTACCAGCTGGTGAGAGCAATCTGGCCAGCTTTGCCTGAGTCACACCGTTGGCATTTAGTGCTGCTGCCCTCCAGACGCTCCTGCCAGTTCAAGGTGACCAATGGCAGAGAAAGCTACCGGATCGAGATGCTCTTTGGGGTGCGGCAAGGCAACTCAGACGTCTTTGTGAGCAGCCAGCCTAGGCAAGCCCACACCTCCAGCACAATCTGGCCAGAGAGCTACGCTGTGGCCGAGAGGAAGTTCTTCATGTACATCGCCAGGCGGGCTCCCCCTGACAGCTTGCACCTGAAATGCCTGCAGTTCTTCACTCGTCTTCAGCTGGGCTTAGGCTTTTCCACCTATACCATCAAGACCATTGTCATGCACCTCCTGAGCATCTTGCCCGCGTCAGTGTGGCGCAGGAGACATTTTGTGAGTCGGCTGATGGATATCAGCGAGAGCCTGCGCACGTCTGTGGAAACGAGACGCCTCAATCACTTCATTGTGGGCAACCAGAGGCTTCCTCAGGGCATCCGCTTGCCCCCAGAGGTCCTAATGGCCAGGTCATGCAATCTCTTCCATGACCTGGTGATGAATCCCGTTGCCCACTCTCAGGCAATGAGCCAGTACATGGATCTGCAGCGTTGGTTCAAACGGATCCTTAGAAATGAACGGTGA
- the LOC141728903 gene encoding inositol 1,4,5-trisphosphate receptor-interacting protein-like 1 — protein MTSRGHVTNGGSYTRPQQATLALYCLGKRLVQYPQPVGDGLDEVARLQMEVRAKLQEEEKIRLQREVEQLVLLKQGVLAWGDLLSSARQHWQVWALAGLLLLLLALWYMWRKGSLRREEQGEGHDGVNEEEVENVDAHEEDFGNEDEGDNEMEVEEDDGDGGRAEDVDNAAANEAGNEAGFAVNVNDVGNQVQESRDRADNFGRVLMERIQWPVQDLQGGCMWTRTLMKHFAIYFRRVLSNSFYPVLHGAIGVGSAFEGWSPREQDVVYQVLVPMTPPRGHSFHLELGTAQQRRLRNFHIRVQQECTCTSEQQGENMLCFLHHPEEELRRHQDPSLLHTLCTGSYLDVEKTARWFYQLVRAIWPALPESHRWHLVLLPSRRSCQFKVTNGRESYRIEMLFGVRQGNSDVFVSSQPRQAHTSSTIWPESYAVAERKFFMYIARRAPPDSLHLKCLQFFTRLQLGLGFSTYTIKTIVMHLLSILPASVWRRRHFVSRLMDISESLRTSVETRRLNHFIVGNQRLPQGIRLPPEVLMARSCNLFHDLVMNPVAHSQAMSQYMDLQRWFKRILRNER, from the exons ATGACATCACGGGGCCATGTCACAAATGGGGGCAGCTATACAAGGCCCCAGCAGGCAACGCTGGCCCTGTATTGCTTGGGCAAGCG TTTAGTCCAGTACCCACAGCCCGTGGGTGATGGCTTGGACGAGGTGGCACGTCTGCAAATGGAGGTGCGTGCCAAGCTCCAGGAAGAGGAGAAGATTCGTCTGCAGCGCGAGGTGGAGCAGCTGGTCCTGCTGAAGCAGGGTGTCTTGGCCTGGGGAGACCTGCTCTCCTCTGcccggcagcactggcaggtCTGGGCtcttgctgggctcctgctccttctcttgGCACTGTGGTATatgtggaggaaagggagccTGAGGAGAGAGGAGCAAGGAGAAGGACATGATGGTGTAAATGAAGAGGAGGTTGAAAATGTGGATGCACATGAAGAAGACTTTGGAAATGAAGATGAAGGAGACAATGAAATGGAGGTGGAGGAAGATGACGGTGATGGTGGCCGTGCAGAGGATGTCGACAATGCTGCTGCGAATGAAGCTGGCAATGAGGCTGGCTTTGCAGTGAACGTCAATGACGTCGGAAATCAAGTGCAAGAATCCCGTGATCGTGCCGACAATTTTGGAAGAGTCTTAATGGAGCGCATACAGTGGCCTGTGCAGGACCTGCAGGGAGGGTGCATGTGGACAAGAACCCTGATGAAGCATTTTGCAATTTATTTTCGACGGGTCTTGTCCAACAGTTTCTATCCGGTGCTGCACGGAGCCATTGGGGTGGGCAGTGCCTTCGAAGGTTGGAGTCCCCGTGAGCAGGATGTTGTCTACCAGGTGCTCGTACCCATGACACCTCCCCGAGGGCACAGCTTCCACctagagctgggcactgcacagCAGAGGCGCTTGAGGAACTTCCACATCCGCGTGCAGCAGGAGTGCACCTGCACGAGtgagcagcagggtgagaacatgctgtgcttcctgcaccaccctgaggaggagctgaggaggCATCAGGATCCCAGCCTCCTTCATACCCTGTGCACAGGCTCCTACCTGGACGTGGAGAAAACTGCCCGCTGGTTCTACCAGCTGGTGAGAGCAATCTGGCCAGCTTTGCCTGAGTCACACCGTTGGCATTTAGTGCTGCTGCCCTCCAGACGCTCCTGCCAGTTCAAGGTGACCAATGGCAGAGAAAGCTACCGGATCGAGATGCTCTTTGGGGTGCGGCAAGGCAACTCAGACGTCTTTGTGAGCAGCCAGCCTAGGCAAGCCCACACCTCCAGCACAATCTGGCCAGAGAGCTACGCTGTGGCCGAGAGGAAGTTCTTCATGTACATCGCCAGGCGGGCTCCCCCTGACAGCTTGCACCTGAAATGCCTGCAGTTCTTCACTCGTCTTCAGCTGGGCTTAGGCTTTTCCACCTATACCATCAAGACCATTGTCATGCACCTCCTGAGCATCTTGCCCGCGTCAGTGTGGCGCAGGAGACATTTTGTGAGTCGGCTGATGGATATCAGCGAGAGCCTGCGCACGTCTGTGGAAACGAGACGCCTCAATCACTTCATTGTGGGCAACCAGAGGCTTCCTCAGGGCATCCGCTTGCCCCCAGAGGTCCTAATGGCCAGGTCATGCAATCTCTTCCATGACCTGGTGATGAATCCCGTTGCCCACTCTCAGGCAATGAGCCAGTACATGGATCTGCAGCGTTGGTTCAAACGGATCCTTAGAAATGAACGGTGA
- the LOC141728904 gene encoding inositol 1,4,5-trisphosphate receptor-interacting protein-like 1, with protein MTSRGHVTNGGSYTRPQQATLALYCLGKRLVQYPQPVGDGLDEVARLQMEVRAKLQEEEKIRLQREVEQLVLLKQGVLAWGDLLSSARQHWQVWALAGLLLLLLALWYMWRKGSLRREEQGEGHDGVNEEEVENVDAHEEDFGNEDEGDNEMEVEEDDGDGGRAEDVDNAAANEAGNEAGFAVNVNDVGNQVQESCDRADNFGRVLMERIQWPVQDLQGGCMWTRTLMKHFAIYFRRVLSNSFYPVLHGAIGVGSAFEGWSPREQDVVYQVLVPMTPPRGHSFHLELGTAQQRRLRNFHIRVQQECTCTSEQQGENMLCFLHHPEEELRRHQDPSLLHTLCTGSYLDVEKTARWFYQLVRAIWPALPESHRWHLVLLPSRRSCQFKVTNGRESYRIEMLFGVRQGNSDVFVSSQPRQAHTSSTIWPESYAVAERKFFMYIARRAPPDSLHLKCLQFFTRLQLGLGFSTYTIKTIVMHLLSILPASVWRRRHFVSRLMDISESLRTSVETRRLNHFIVGNQRLPQGIRLPPEVLMARSCNLFHDLVMNPVAHSQAMSQYMDLQRWFKRILRNER; from the exons ATGACATCACGGGGCCATGTCACAAATGGGGGCAGCTATACAAGGCCCCAGCAGGCAACGCTGGCCCTGTATTGCTTGGGCAAGCG TTTAGTCCAGTACCCACAGCCCGTGGGTGATGGCTTGGACGAGGTGGCACGTCTGCAAATGGAGGTGCGTGCCAAGCTCCAGGAAGAGGAGAAGATTCGTCTGCAGCGCGAGGTGGAGCAGCTGGTCCTGCTGAAGCAGGGTGTCTTGGCCTGGGGAGACCTGCTCTCCTCTGcccggcagcactggcaggtCTGGGCtcttgctgggctcctgctccttctcttgGCACTGTGGTATatgtggaggaaagggagccTGAGGAGAGAGGAGCAAGGAGAAGGACATGATGGTGTAAATGAAGAGGAGGTTGAAAATGTGGATGCACATGAAGAAGACTTTGGAAATGAAGATGAAGGAGACAATGAAATGGAGGTGGAGGAAGATGACGGTGATGGTGGCCGTGCAGAGGATGTCGACAATGCTGCTGCGAATGAAGCTGGCAATGAGGCTGGCTTCGCAGTGAACGTCAATGACGTCGGAAATCAAGTGCAAGAATCCTGTGATCGTGCCGACAATTTTGGAAGAGTCTTAATGGAGCGCATACAGTGGCCTGTGCAGGACCTGCAGGGAGGATGCATGTGGACAAGAACCCTGATGAAGCATTTTGCAATTTATTTTCGACGGGTCTTGTCCAACAGTTTCTATCCGGTGCTGCACGGAGCCATTGGGGTGGGCAGTGCCTTCGAAGGTTGGAGTCCCCGTGAGCAGGATGTTGTCTACCAGGTGCTCGTACCCATGACACCTCCCCGAGGGCACAGCTTCCACctagagctgggcactgcacagCAGAGGCGCTTGAGGAACTTCCACATCCGCGTGCAGCAGGAGTGCACCTGCACGAGtgagcagcagggtgagaacatgctgtgcttcctgcaccaccctgaggaggagctgaggaggCATCAGGATCCCAGCCTCCTTCATACCCTGTGCACAGGCTCCTACCTGGACGTGGAGAAAACTGCCCGCTGGTTCTACCAGCTGGTGAGAGCAATCTGGCCAGCTTTGCCTGAGTCACACCGTTGGCATTTAGTGCTGCTGCCCTCCAGACGCTCCTGCCAGTTCAAGGTGACCAATGGCAGAGAAAGCTACCGGATCGAGATGCTCTTCGGGGTGCGGCAAGGCAACTCAGACGTCTTTGTGAGCAGCCAGCCTAGGCAAGCCCACACCTCCAGCACAATCTGGCCAGAGAGCTACGCTGTGGCCGAGAGGAAGTTCTTCATGTACATCGCCAGGCGGGCTCCCCCTGACAGCTTGCACCTGAAATGCCTGCAGTTCTTCACTCGTCTTCAGCTGGGCTTAGGCTTTTCCACCTATACCATCAAGACCATTGTCATGCACCTCCTGAGCATCTTGCCCGCGTCAGTGTGGCGCAGGAGACATTTTGTGAGTCGGCTGATGGATATCAGCGAGAGCCTGCGCACGTCTGTGGAAACGAGACGCCTCAATCACTTCATTGTGGGCAACCAGAGGCTTCCTCAGGGCATCCGCTTGCCCCCAGAGGTCCTAATGGCCAGGTCATGCAATCTCTTCCATGACCTGGTGATGAATCCCGTTGCCCACTCTCAGGCAATGAGCCAGTACATGGATCTGCAGCGTTGGTTCAAACGGATCCTTAGAAATGAACGGTGA
- the LOC141728905 gene encoding inositol 1,4,5-trisphosphate receptor-interacting protein-like 1, with protein MGDGLDEVARLQMEVRAKLQEEEKIRLQREVEQLVLLKQGVLAWGDLLSSARQHWQVWALAGLLLLLLALWYMWRKGSLRREEQGEGHDGVNEEEVENVDAHEEDFGNEDEGDNEMEVEEDDGDGGRAEDVDNAAANEAGNEAGFAVNVNDVGNQVQESRDRADNFGRVLMERIQWPVQDLQGGCMWTRTLMKHFAIYFRRVLSNSFYPVLHGAIGVGSAFEGWSPREQDVVYQVLVPMTPPRGHSFHLELGTAQQRRLRNFHIRVQQECTCTSEQQGENMLCFLHHPEEELRRHQDPSLLHTLCTGSYLDVEKTARWFYQLVRAIWPALPESHRWHLVLLPSRRSCQFKVTNGRESYRIEMLFGVRQGNSDVFVSSQPRQAHTSSTIWPESYAVAERKFFMYIARRAPPDSLHLKCLQFFTRLQLGLGFSTYTIKTIVMHLLSILPASVWRRRHFVSRLMDISESLRTSVETRRLNHFIVGNQRLPQGIRLPPEVLMARSCNLFHDLVMNPVAHSQAMSQYMDLQRWFKRILRNER; from the coding sequence ATGGGTGATGGCTTGGACGAGGTGGCACGTCTGCAAATGGAAGTGCGTGCCAAGCTCCAGGAAGAGGAGAAGATTCGTCTGCAGCGCGAGGTGGAGCAGCTGGTCCTGCTGAAGCAGGGTGTCTTGGCCTGGGGAGACCTGCTCTCCTCTGcccggcagcactggcaggtCTGGGCtcttgctgggctcctgctccttctcttgGCACTGTGGTATatgtggaggaaagggagccTGAGGAGAGAGGAGCAAGGAGAAGGACATGATGGTGTAAATGAAGAGGAGGTTGAAAATGTGGATGCACATGAAGAAGACTTTGGAAATGAAGATGAAGGAGACAATGAAATGGAGGTGGAGGAAGATGACGGTGATGGTGGCCGTGCAGAGGATGTCGACAATGCTGCTGCGAATGAAGCTGGCAATGAGGCTGGCTTCGCAGTGAACGTCAATGACGTCGGAAATCAAGTGCAAGAATCCCGTGATCGTGCCGACAATTTTGGAAGAGTCTTAATGGAGCGCATACAGTGGCCTGTGCAGGACCTGCAGGGAGGATGCATGTGGACAAGAACCCTGATGAAGCATTTTGCAATTTATTTTCGACGGGTCTTGTCCAACAGTTTCTATCCGGTGCTGCACGGAGCCATTGGGGTGGGCAGTGCCTTCGAAGGTTGGAGTCCCCGTGAGCAGGATGTTGTCTACCAGGTGCTCGTACCCATGACACCTCCCCGAGGGCACAGCTTCCACctagagctgggcactgcacagCAGAGGCGCTTGAGGAACTTCCACATCCGCGTGCAGCAGGAGTGCACCTGCACGAGtgagcagcagggtgagaacatgctgtgcttcctgcaccaccctgaggaggagctgaggaggCATCAGGATCCCAGCCTCCTTCATACCCTGTGCACAGGCTCCTACCTGGACGTGGAGAAAACTGCCCGCTGGTTCTACCAGCTGGTGAGAGCAATCTGGCCAGCTTTGCCTGAGTCACACCGTTGGCATTTAGTGCTGCTGCCCTCCAGACGCTCCTGCCAGTTCAAGGTGACCAATGGCAGAGAAAGCTACCGGATCGAGATGCTCTTTGGGGTGCGGCAAGGCAACTCAGACGTCTTTGTGAGCAGCCAGCCTAGGCAAGCCCACACCTCCAGCACAATCTGGCCAGAGAGCTACGCTGTGGCCGAGAGGAAGTTCTTCATGTACATCGCCAGGCGGGCTCCGCCTGACAGCTTGCACCTGAAATGCCTGCAGTTCTTCACTCGTCTTCAGCTGGGCTTAGGCTTTTCCACCTATACCATCAAGACCATTGTCATGCACCTCCTGAGCATCTTGCCCGCGTCAGTGTGGCGCAGGAGACATTTTGTGAGTCGGCTGATGGATATCAGCGAGAGCCTGCGCACGTCTGTGGAAACGAGACGCCTCAATCACTTCATTGTGGGCAACCAGAGGCTTCCTCAGGGCATCCGCTTGCCCCCAGAGGTCCTAATGGCCAGGTCATGCAATCTCTTCCATGACCTGGTGATGAATCCCGTTGCCCACTCTCAGGCAATGAGCCAGTACATGGATCTGCAGCGTTGGTTCAAACGGATCCTTAGAAATGAACGGTGA
- the LOC141728906 gene encoding inositol 1,4,5-trisphosphate receptor-interacting protein-like 1: MTSRGHVTNGGSYTRPQQATLALYCLGKRLVQYPQPVGDGLDEVARLQMEVRAKLQEEEKIRLQREVEQLVLLKQGVLAWGDLLSSARQHWQVWALAGLLLLLLALWYMWRKGSLRREEQGEGHDGVNEEEVENVDAHEEDFGNEDEGDNEMEVEEDDGDGGRAEDVDNAAANEAGNEAGFAVNVNDVGNQVQESRDRADNFGRVLMERIQWPVQDLQGGCMWTRTLMKHFAIYFRRVLSNSFYPVLHGAIGVGSAFEGWSPREQDVVYQVLVPMTPPRGHSFHLELGTAQQRRLRNFHIRVQQECTCTSEQQGENMLCFLHHPEEELRRHQDPSLLHTLCTGSYLDVEKTARWFYQLVRAIWPALPESHRWHLVLLPSRRSCQFKVTNGRESYRIEMLFGVRQGNSDVFVSSQPRQAHTSSTIWPESYAVAERKFFMYIARRAPPDSLHLKCLQFFTRLQLGLGFSTYTIKTIVMHLLSILPASVWRRRHFVSRLMDISESLRTSVETRRLNHFIVGNQRLPQGIRLPPEVLMARSCNLFHDLVMNPVAHSQAMSQYMDLQRWFKRILRNER; the protein is encoded by the exons ATGACATCACGGGGCCATGTCACAAATGGGGGCAGCTATACAAGGCCCCAGCAGGCAACGCTGGCCCTGTATTGCTTGGGCAAGCG TTTAGTCCAGTACCCACAGCCCGTGGGTGATGGCTTGGACGAGGTGGCACGTCTGCAAATGGAGGTGCGTGCCAAGCTCCAGGAAGAGGAGAAGATTCGTCTGCAGCGCGAGGTGGAGCAGCTGGTCCTGCTGAAGCAGGGTGTCTTGGCCTGGGGAGACCTGCTCTCCTCTGcccggcagcactggcaggtCTGGGCtcttgctgggctcctgctccttctcttgGCACTGTGGTATatgtggaggaaagggagccTGAGGAGAGAGGAGCAAGGAGAAGGACATGATGGTGTAAATGAAGAGGAGGTTGAAAATGTGGATGCACATGAAGAAGACTTTGGAAATGAAGATGAAGGAGACAATGAAATGGAGGTGGAGGAAGATGACGGTGATGGTGGCCGTGCAGAGGATGTCGACAATGCTGCTGCGAATGAAGCTGGCAATGAGGCTGGCTTCGCAGTGAACGTCAATGACGTCGGAAATCAAGTGCAAGAATCCCGTGATCGTGCCGACAATTTTGGAAGAGTCTTAATGGAGCGCATACAGTGGCCTGTGCAGGACCTGCAGGGAGGATGCATGTGGACAAGAACCCTGATGAAGCATTTTGCAATTTATTTTCGACGGGTCTTGTCCAACAGTTTCTATCCGGTGCTGCACGGAGCCATTGGGGTGGGCAGTGCCTTCGAAGGTTGGAGTCCCCGTGAGCAGGATGTTGTCTACCAGGTGCTCGTACCCATGACACCTCCCCGAGGGCACAGCTTCCACctagagctgggcactgcacagCAGAGGCGCTTGAGGAACTTCCACATCCGCGTGCAGCAGGAGTGCACCTGCACGAGtgagcagcagggtgagaacatgctgtgcttcctgcaccaccctgaggaggagctgaggaggCATCAGGATCCCAGCCTCCTTCATACCCTGTGCACAGGCTCCTACCTGGACGTGGAGAAAACTGCCCGCTGGTTCTACCAGCTGGTGAGAGCAATCTGGCCAGCTTTGCCTGAGTCACACCGTTGGCATTTAGTGCTGCTGCCCTCCAGACGCTCCTGCCAGTTCAAGGTGACCAATGGCAGAGAAAGCTACCGGATCGAGATGCTCTTTGGGGTGCGGCAAGGCAACTCAGACGTCTTTGTGAGCAGCCAGCCTAGGCAAGCCCACACCTCCAGCACAATCTGGCCAGAGAGCTACGCTGTGGCCGAGAGGAAGTTCTTCATGTACATCGCCAGGCGGGCTCCCCCTGACAGCTTGCACCTGAAATGCCTGCAGTTCTTCACTCGTCTTCAGCTGGGCTTAGGCTTTTCCACCTATACCATCAAGACCATTGTCATGCACCTCCTGAGCATCTTGCCCGCGTCAGTGTGGCGCAGGAGACATTTTGTGAGTCGGCTGATGGATATCAGCGAGAGCCTGCGCACGTCTGTGGAAACGAGACGCCTCAATCACTTCATTGTGGGCAACCAGAGGCTTCCTCAGGGCATCCGCTTGCCCCCAGAGGTCCTAATGGCCAGGTCATGCAATCTCTTCCATGACCTGGTGATGAATCCCGTTGCCCACTCTCAGGCAATGAGCCAGTACATGGATCTGCAGCGTTGGTTCAAACGGATCCTTAGAAATGAACGGTGA
- the LOC141728907 gene encoding uncharacterized protein LOC141728907 has product MTSRGHVTNGGSYTRPQQATLALYCLGKRLVQYPQPVGDGLDEVARLQMEVRAKLQEEEKICLQREVEQLVLLKQGVLAWGDLLSSARQHWQVWALAGLLLLLLALWYMWRKGSLRREEQGEGHDGVNEEEVENVDAHEEDFGNEDEGDNEMEVEEDDGDGGRAEDVDNAAANEAGNEAGFAVNVNDVGNQVQESRDRADNFGRVLMERIQWPVQDLQGGCMWTRTLMKHFAIYFRRVLSNSFYPVLHGAIGVGSAFEGWSPREQDVVYQVLVPMTPPRGHSFHLELGTAQQRRLRNFHIRVQQECTCTSEQQGENMLCFLHHPEEELRRHQDPSLLHTLCTGSYLDVEKTARWFYQLVRAIWPALPESHRWHLVLLPSRRSCQFKVTNGRESYRIEMLFGVRQGNSDVFVSSQPRQAHTSSTIWPESYAVAERKFFMYIARRAPPDSLHLKCLQFFTRLQLGLGFSTYVVNPGLGSSPALLIFPGSSTRGTAVCRLSRSRCPGTVTPGPVAGLSARR; this is encoded by the exons ATGACATCACGGGGCCATGTCACAAATGGGGGCAGCTATACAAGGCCCCAGCAGGCAACGCTGGCCCTGTATTGCTTGGGCAAGCG TTTAGTCCAGTACCCACAGCCCGTGGGTGATGGCTTGGACGAGGTGGCACGTCTGCAAATGGAGGTGCGTGCCAAGCTCCAGGAAGAGGAGAAGATTTGTCTGCAGCGCGAGGTGGAGCAGCTGGTCCTGCTGAAGCAGGGTGTCTTGGCCTGGGGAGACCTGCTCTCCTCTGcccggcagcactggcaggtCTGGGCtcttgctgggctcctgctccttctcttgGCACTGTGGTATatgtggaggaaagggagccTGAGGAGAGAGGAGCAAGGAGAAGGACATGATGGTGTAAATGAAGAGGAGGTTGAAAATGTGGATGCACATGAAGAAGACTTTGGAAATGAAGATGAAGGAGACAATGAAATGGAGGTGGAGGAAGATGACGGTGATGGTGGCCGTGCAGAGGATGTCGACAATGCTGCTGCGAATGAAGCTGGCAATGAGGCTGGCTTCGCAGTGAACGTCAATGACGTCGGAAATCAAGTGCAAGAATCCCGTGATCGTGCCGACAATTTTGGAAGAGTCTTAATGGAGCGCATACAGTGGCCTGTGCAGGACCTGCAGGGAGGATGCATGTGGACAAGAACCCTGATGAAGCATTTTGCAATTTATTTTCGACGGGTCTTGTCCAACAGTTTCTATCCGGTGCTGCACGGAGCCATTGGGGTGGGCAGTGCCTTCGAAGGTTGGAGTCCCCGTGAGCAGGATGTTGTCTACCAGGTGCTCGTACCCATGACACCTCCCCGAGGGCACAGCTTCCACctagagctgggcactgcacagCAGAGGCGCTTGAGGAACTTCCACATCCGCGTGCAGCAGGAGTGCACCTGCACGAGtgagcagcagggtgagaacatgctgtgcttcctgcaccaccctgaggaggagctgaggaggCATCAGGATCCCAGCCTCCTTCATACCCTGTGCACAGGCTCCTACCTGGACGTGGAGAAAACTGCCCGCTGGTTCTACCAGCTGGTGAGAGCAATCTGGCCAGCTTTGCCTGAGTCACACCGTTGGCATTTAGTGCTGCTGCCCTCCAGACGCTCCTGCCAGTTCAAGGTGACCAATGGCAGAGAAAGCTACCGGATCGAGATGCTCTTTGGGGTGCGGCAAGGCAACTCAGACGTCTTTGTGAGCAGCCAGCCTAGGCAAGCCCACACCTCCAGCACAATCTGGCCAGAGAGCTACGCTGTGGCCGAGAGGAAGTTCTTCATGTACATCGCCAGGCGGGCTCCGCCTGACAGCTTGCACCTGAAATGCCTGCAGTTCTTCACTCGTCTTCAGCTGGGCTTAGGCTTTTCCACCtatgtg GTGAACCCCGGACTCggttcctcccctgcccttttaattttccctgggagctctaCGAGGGGGACTGCCGTCTGCCGCCTTTCGCGCTCGCGGTGCCCCGGCACGGTGACGCCGGGCCCAGTagcggggctctcggcgcggCGCTGA